A region of Oxyura jamaicensis isolate SHBP4307 breed ruddy duck chromosome 5, BPBGC_Ojam_1.0, whole genome shotgun sequence DNA encodes the following proteins:
- the TMEM86A gene encoding lysoplasmalogenase-like protein TMEM86A isoform X1 produces the protein MGPGSPAGKVKSEGPKLVPFFKATCVYFVLWLPTSSPSWFSALIKCLPIFCLWVFLLAHGINFLVAHRSASRILAGLIFSAVGDAFLIWQEQGYFIHGLLMFAITHILYSSAFGMKPLDLKAGFLMGLVCSSCYAFLYSYLSGPFTYLVAVYIALIGFMGWRAVAGMQLCNDLWTWTKLSACVGAMLFMVSDLTIAVNKFCFPVPYSRVIIMATYYAAQMLIALSAVESRDEEDFKKRS, from the exons AtggggccgggcagccccgcggGCAAG gtgAAGAGTGAAGGCCCCAAACTGGTGCCCTTCTTCAAAGCGACGTGTGTCTATTTTGTCCTCTGGCTGCCAACTTCCAGCCCCTCCTGGTTCAGTGCCCTAATCAAATGTCTGCCCATTTTCTGCCTGTGGGTTTTCCTTCTGGCTCATGGAATTAACTTCTTAGTGGCACACCGTAGTGCCAGCCGCATCCTAGCAGGACTGATATTCTCGGCAGTGGGAGATGCCTTTCTCAtctggcaggagcagggctaCTTCATTCATG GTCTGCTGATGTTCGCCATCACACACATCCTGTACTCCTCAGCCTTCGGCATGAAGCCTTTGGACCTGAAGGCCGGCTTCTTGATGGGCCTTGTTTGCAGTTCGTGTTACGCCTTCCTGTACTCCTACCTCTCGGGCCCATTCACATACCTGGTAGCTGTCTACATCGCCTTGATTGGCTTCATGGGCTGGCGAGCGGTCGCTGGCATGCAGCTGTGCAACGACCTCTGGACATGGACCAAGCTCTCGGCCTGCGTCGGCGCGATGCTTTTTATGGTGTCGGATCTGACCATTGCAGTTAACAagttctgctttcctgtgcCCTACTCGCGTGTCATCATCATGGCTACTTACTATGCAGCTCAAATGCTTATTGCACTGTCAGCTGTAGAGAGCAGAGATGAAGAGGACTTCAAAAAGAGGAGCTAG
- the TMEM86A gene encoding lysoplasmalogenase-like protein TMEM86A isoform X2, translated as MVSPVTVVKSEGPKLVPFFKATCVYFVLWLPTSSPSWFSALIKCLPIFCLWVFLLAHGINFLVAHRSASRILAGLIFSAVGDAFLIWQEQGYFIHGLLMFAITHILYSSAFGMKPLDLKAGFLMGLVCSSCYAFLYSYLSGPFTYLVAVYIALIGFMGWRAVAGMQLCNDLWTWTKLSACVGAMLFMVSDLTIAVNKFCFPVPYSRVIIMATYYAAQMLIALSAVESRDEEDFKKRS; from the exons ATGGTGTCCCCCGTCACTGTG gtgAAGAGTGAAGGCCCCAAACTGGTGCCCTTCTTCAAAGCGACGTGTGTCTATTTTGTCCTCTGGCTGCCAACTTCCAGCCCCTCCTGGTTCAGTGCCCTAATCAAATGTCTGCCCATTTTCTGCCTGTGGGTTTTCCTTCTGGCTCATGGAATTAACTTCTTAGTGGCACACCGTAGTGCCAGCCGCATCCTAGCAGGACTGATATTCTCGGCAGTGGGAGATGCCTTTCTCAtctggcaggagcagggctaCTTCATTCATG GTCTGCTGATGTTCGCCATCACACACATCCTGTACTCCTCAGCCTTCGGCATGAAGCCTTTGGACCTGAAGGCCGGCTTCTTGATGGGCCTTGTTTGCAGTTCGTGTTACGCCTTCCTGTACTCCTACCTCTCGGGCCCATTCACATACCTGGTAGCTGTCTACATCGCCTTGATTGGCTTCATGGGCTGGCGAGCGGTCGCTGGCATGCAGCTGTGCAACGACCTCTGGACATGGACCAAGCTCTCGGCCTGCGTCGGCGCGATGCTTTTTATGGTGTCGGATCTGACCATTGCAGTTAACAagttctgctttcctgtgcCCTACTCGCGTGTCATCATCATGGCTACTTACTATGCAGCTCAAATGCTTATTGCACTGTCAGCTGTAGAGAGCAGAGATGAAGAGGACTTCAAAAAGAGGAGCTAG